In a single window of the Arthrobacter sp. StoSoilA2 genome:
- a CDS encoding shikimate kinase: MAVGKSAIGQQLAQQLGVPFVDTDAVVVAAHGSIADIFAGRGEHAFREIEARAVAKAIEAAKEQPAVISLGGGAVLDSGTQQLLGECTVVYLECDASTVADRIARNTGRPLLQGDAMSRWEALFATRRPVYERLADIVLDVRSGSVAEIGLRLEERLRQHAALKEEVEK, encoded by the coding sequence ATGGCAGTTGGCAAGTCTGCGATCGGCCAGCAACTGGCGCAGCAACTCGGCGTTCCCTTCGTGGACACCGACGCCGTGGTGGTCGCGGCGCACGGCAGCATCGCTGACATTTTCGCTGGTCGGGGAGAACACGCGTTCCGGGAAATCGAAGCCCGGGCAGTGGCGAAGGCCATCGAGGCCGCCAAGGAACAACCAGCGGTGATTTCGCTGGGTGGTGGAGCGGTCCTGGACTCGGGAACCCAGCAATTGCTGGGGGAGTGCACCGTGGTTTACCTGGAATGCGACGCCTCGACTGTTGCTGACCGGATCGCGCGAAACACCGGAAGGCCTTTGCTGCAGGGCGACGCAATGTCCCGTTGGGAAGCTTTGTTTGCCACCAGGCGTCCAGTGTATGAGCGCCTGGCAGACATTGTCCTGGACGTCCGTTCGGGATCCGTGGCTGAAATCGGCCTCCGGTTGGAGGAACGGCTGCGCCAGCATGCAGCCTTGAAAGAGGAAGTTGAAAAGTGA